GAAGATTCGCTAATACCCTTGGTTTACATTTGGCCATGGCACATGTACTTTCAGTTTTTCTACTGACTTTTTGTAACGTCTCTTCATCCCTAGCGATTGGCATAATATTAATACTCATTAGACCAACCGTTTCTCCTTGCTGATCGATTTGAACCATGATTCTTTCGCCATCAATAGCAGCTCTTTCTGCTCTTTTTTGTATCAAAGGATCTTTAGCACTTTCAGCAGCACCTCTATTTTGAATCACACTTCTTGAAAGACTTTCAATAAAAGTACCATGATCAATCGGTTTAAAAGTTACACTGACAATAGTGCCTGGGATATTAGTGATTTTCGATAACCATCCATAGTCTACTTTTTGCGGATACTTGACAATGCCATAGATTTTTCCAGTATTTTCTCCAATCACTAAGCTATTTCTTCTAATTTCGAGTCCCATTGGAGCTAGAAGATTCAGTAAGGTTGGATTAATGGTTATCTCTTCTTGATTCATTTGTCTTTTCAATTCTCATTTCCCCTTTCTAATCTTGATTCAATATTGGGATGGTTGATTCAAAACTTTGATCTTCAATATACACATAGGCCGGATTATTGATTAGATTGCAAAGTCTGGCGATTTCTTGCTGCTTGTTGTTGTCAATAATAATTGGTTCTTTCCAGGGTTAATTGAATTAAATGACAATATATGATAAAATAAATGAAAATTAAACAAAAGAAAAGAGGATTATATTCCATGGATGAATTTATTAAACAATTAGACCCAAACTTAGACTATATTAGTCATGAAATAAAAGATGGCAAATGCTATATAACAGTAACTTCCAATCGAAAAGAAGTAACATGCCCATTTTGTGGCTGGCCATCATCCAGAATACATTCCACATATAACAGAACCTTTCAGGACCTTCCAGTACAAGGTAATAAGGTATTTATTATTATACGTAACAGAAAATTTTTTTGTGATAATTCTGATTGTAATCATACTACCTTTGCAGAAAGGTTTGATTTTATCTCCTATAAAGCGAAGAAAACCCGCCGTCTTGAGGATGAAATTGTGCGACTATCAATAAATTGCAGTTCCATTACAGCATCAAAAATACTAAAGGAAAATGTTGTGGATATTGGTAAAAGTACAGTTTGTAATCTTTTAAAAAAAAAGAAACACCGGTAATTGATAAAAAGACTATAACAGCTGTTTGTATTGATGATTTTGCTATTAAAAAGCGTAGAAGCTATGGAACAATTATGGTAGACATTTTTACGCATCAAATACTTGATATGATTGACTCAAGGGATTATGAGACTGTTTGTGAGTGGTTAAAATCATATCCAAATCTTCGTATAATATCAAGAGATGGGTCTGTCACCTATAATAATGCAATTACAGGTGCACACCCGGAAGCTTTACAAATAAGTGACCGTTTTCATTTGCTAAAGAATTTGACTTCCTATGTAACAGAGTATCTAAAAAAGAGATTAAAACCGCAAGTTTCAATACAATCTGTCAGTCAGGAAATTAAAGAGGTAGAAACAATAAAACAGGCGAATGAGAACAGAAAACTCACATTGAAAGAAAAATATGAAAAGATAAAACAACTTTCATTAGAAGGAAGATGTAAGACAGAAATTTGCCGAAGCTTAAATATGGATATACGAGCTTATGATAAATTAATAGCAATGACCCCTGAAGAAAGGGAAAAGTTGTTCCAGACAAAAAATATGATCATACATGAAGAAAAAGTAAAGCAAAAAATGGAACGTATAAATGAGGTGCGGGAGTTAAAGAGAATAGGTTTGAGTAATATAGAGATATCCAGACGTACCGGACTTGATAGAAAAACAGTTAGAAGATATCTTGATGAAAACTTTAATCCGGTTCATGCTTCCTATGGCAAAAAGAGAAATGGGAAACTGACACCATATATAAAAACGATTGACGAATACCTTGAGAGAGGAATGATGGGTTCATATATTGTGGAAAAGATACATGAAATGGGATATGATGGTTCGTCATCAACTGTGCGGCATTATATGACAGACTGGAAGAAACGGAGAAAAAAATATTACGATAGAAGTAGAGAAGATGGGACAAAAACAGAAATAATAAAAAGAGAAAATATATTTAAGCTATTGTACCACCCAATAGAAAAAGTAAAAATAATCAGTGAGAAACAATTTGAAATGATATGCAAAGAATATCCGTTTTTTGAAAAAATATATAAAATAACATGGGAATTTAAGGATATGCTAACTAATAAAAATATTGAAGCCTTCGATAAATGGATAGAGCGGGCTAAAAATCTAAACATACCGGAAATAAACAGTTTTATAAATGGAGTTGAACGAGATATGGAGGCTGTAAGGAATGCGATAAAATATGAATATAGTAATGGGCTTGTAGAAGGGTGTATTAATAAACTAAAGGTAATAAAACGAATTATGTATGGCCGTTGTAGTTTTGAAACATTAAAAACCAAAATTCTCCAGCTTGAAAAAATGAGGTTATTCAACTAACTATGGAAAGAACCAGAAATTTCCTCACTTTTGCAAAAATTTTTCCCCAGGCACCGGTGGGGAAATTTTATGTCAACCCCAGCAACTTTGGCAGCAAAATCTCATATGTTTAGTGCTGATTCCCGTAGCCTGTTGCTTTGACCGGGAAACAGCAGCAGGTGGCAGTGGTGGAGTAGCCGGTCGATGATAGCTCCAGTCATCTGCTCGTCATAGAACACATTTACCCATCTTGAAAACTCTATATTGGTATTGATAATTACCGATTTACGCTCATAACACTCTGATATTACTTCAAACAAAAGCTGCGCACCTACACGGTCAAGAGGGACATAACCCCACTCATCACAGATCAATAGATCGGCCTTATTAAGTGTTTTTAGAAAAGCAGATAAACTCCCGGCTTTCTTTTGCTCCGCCAACTTGTTCACAAGGGCTGATGTCCTGAAAAACCTAACCTCTAAACCCTTCTTACACGCTTCCACTCCTAAGGCTATGGAAAGATGCGTCTTCCCGGTTCCAACGTTGCCATACATGACAATGTTGGTCTTGTTTGCGATAAATTCACATTCTTTAAGGTATTCCGGAGTAACACCGCTGGGAAGAGTTACTTCATCAAACCTAAAGCTTTCAAAGGTCTTTATGGTATAAAAACCAGCCTTTTTTAGCAACTTATCCCTCCTTGCTTTTTCACGGTGTGTTATCTCCGCTTGAAGAAGTTTAAGCAGATACTCCTGATGGCTGTCTGCCTGGATCTTCACCGACATTTCCACGATGTTTTTGCTTAAACGAAGCCTCTTACAGCAAGAAGCAATATCATACTCTAACATCCCTTTACACCTGCCTTCCCAAGACATTTGTCATAGGCTATAAAGTTAGGCTCGTACCTTTTTAGATTTGGTATATGTTCAGGCAGACGCACTGGTTCAAGCTGCAGTGCTTTTTCATGCAGCCGGCTGTGTAGATTTATTAAACTATCTACATCAGTAACTCCATAGGATAGTGCAGCACGAATGGTCTCAACCGCTTTTTCAAAGCTGCTCCTTTGTGTCAGGTCGGCAATTGTTCTTAACACTTTCCCTTTTTCTTGCTTGCTTAAATCCTCCATATACTCTTTTATGGGCTGCGGCAACATATGATAAACACCTGTGTATTTCAACGCGCCCGGCCTTCGTGCCAACAGATTAAGATACGGCAACCACTGCATGCTTTGTTGCTTATAGTTACCGTAGAGCCTTTCATGACGCACTATCTCCCGATAGCTTTCATCAAGCACTGTTACATGAAAGGCAGTCAGCCTGACCAGTACATATTTGTTTGCGAATTTAGGCGCTGAGGAATATTCGTGCAGGCCTTTGTTGAGCAAAAATTTGCCATATCCGTTTGTCTTCACTGTTATGTATTTGCTTGTATCAAAAGCTGTTTTGGGCAGTTCCAGAAGGGCTGTTTTATCGTCTCTGTATAGCTCTTCGATCGTCCCGTTCTTTCGGTAATGCGTCCTTTTGGCATCTTCTTCACACCTTCTCAGGAGTTCTTCATTGAATTCACTGATGTCTTCAAAACGTGGTACCGGTACCAGCATGTTTCTCCTATGATAGCCAACCTTGTTCTCCACATTGCCTTTTTCATGTCCGGCATCTACATTACAGAAGGCCGCTTCGAAACGGTAATGTTCCATGAAACGCATGAAGTCATCTGTCAGATTCCTGCCTCCGCCTTTTATTACCTTAGCTACTATGGTGCTGGCATTATCAAACCATATCCTTGGCGGCACTCCTCCTATGTGCTCAAATATTGCCTTCAAACCCTCGAACAGGCATTCTTGGTTCTCTCCTTTGAATAGCTGAGTATATCCCTTGTTGCTGTGTGGAAATGATAAAGTCAGACTTTTCCCTCTGTAGTGCCTGCCATTTTCATAAAAGTCAGCATCGCCAAAGTCTGCCTGAGCCTCACCAGGTGTATGCTTTAATGGCAGAAATCCTTCTTTTGCGCTGAATATCTCTTTTTTCTTTACAGCTACATATCCCGCTACAGTCCTGTAGGAACAGTTGAAGCCTTCTCCGTACTTTTCCACCAGCCGGTCGTATATTCGTTTTGCTGTGTGTCTTTGCTTGCGCCTGGCCTTTTTATCCTCGTTTAGCCATGTGTCAATGTCATCCTTGTATGGATTAAGTTTCGGAAAGGCTGTTTCCTTCTTCACTTTCGGTGGCTTCTGGTTCCAGTCCACTTTGTCAAGATATGCTCTCACCGTTTTGCGATCATGGCCGGTTTCTCTGGCTATCTGGCTGATATTTTTCCCTTCCTCAAAATACATTTTTCTGATATCCTTGATTTGGGTCATTGATAGCATCCTCCAATCCTCCTTGTAACTGATTTGGTCGATCAATCACAAGGATATTATGTTGGTGTGGTGCCTTCAATGGCCTTTTGCAATTATGAGGAAATCATCGTTGCAAAACTGGGGAAATTTTTTTGCAACTTCGTCCGTTTTTATTATGCAATAAATATTTGAATCGCGAGATACGTAGACGGACTAATGTTGTAGGCATTTTTCCTAGCATGGACTCGTACATCAGGCTGGTTACCACGTACTTAATAGAATATGCTGAAGACTGGTCATCAGGCCGCTGCTATATAAAGCCAGAAACTATCCAGTTAACACAAGAGGACCGAATGGCTGCCTGATTTTGGGGCGCTGCCCCAAGCCCCATCCTCGCCGGAAGGCAGGTGGTTTGTATCTAATCACTCAAAAAGGGTGATTTTGAGTTCTGCGGGACTCAAGGGACAAGATGAATTCGCCTCGTTCGCCCTTGATTCACAATCACAATTAGTCACTTACCATTACGGATTTTTTTTAGATGGTTTTTGCGAACATTACTTGACACTAACCCTCCCTCCCCCTTAAACCACATACTTTAACACCTAAGTTGTATAAGATTAGATATAAAAAAGACAGCTTATTTATGTTATCCAAGCTGTCCATGTTAATATTGACCTATCATCCAAAAACATAAATTCAATGTTTTTCTTTTTTATCTAATTATTCAACTTTTCTGTAATAAATTCTTCCAATACTACTGAGCCATTTATACCCTAATATCCCAATAACAGCCCCAGCACTATCAATCATTACATCCTTAACCTGTCCACCTCTTCCAGTGACAAATAACTGATGCACCTCATCACTAATAGCATATAGTATGCATATTAGTATCGCTAAGCCAATACCTTTAAATCCATATATATCACTACTGCTTAACCCATTTATCATTAGAATCCCAAGAACTAAATAGGCGAAAAAATGTGCACTCTTTCGTATTATATGATTGAATCTTCCCATGTTAAACTTAATATCAGGAGCAACTTTTTCTACCATTACCACTATTTTTTCAGTTATTCCTGTACTCAATCTATTAGATTCAATAGCTGGTTGATGTGATAGATAAAATATCAAAGCCATCCAAAGTACCACTAATACCCAAGAAAGTATTTTTCTTTTCATATATTTAATAACCACCAATCAATTTACCAACCATACCATTTTTTACTGGCTTATTTACTGCTATTCTAACTATCCTATTGACTTTTAACAAATTTTAATATCCCTGAGGATTTAACTTCTGCCATCTCCATGCATCCCTACACATATCTTCTAGGTTTTTTTCTACTTTCCAGCCTAACTCATTATAAGCTTTAGTAGGATCAGCATAACATATAGCAATATCACCAGGTCTTCTATTTGTTATTTTATAAGGTATCTTAATACCTGTAGCCTTTTCAAAGCTCTTAACTACGTCGAGAACACTATAACCAATACCTGTTCCTAAGTTATATGTATCTATACCTGTAGTATCTAAGATCTTATTAAGAGCCTTTAAATGCCCTTTAGCTAAATCTACTACATGAATATAGTCTCTTACTCCAGTTCCATCATGAGTATCATAATCATTACCAAAGATATTAAGTTTGTCCATTTTACCAATAGCAACTTGAGTAATATAGGGCATTAAATTATTAGGTATACCATTTGGGTCCTCGCCTATTTTCCCACTTTCATGAGCACCGATAGGATTAAAATACCTTAGTATAGATACACTCCATTCTTTATCAGAAATATATATATCTCTTAAAATCTGTTCTATCATTAGTTTAGTCCAGCCATAGGGATTAGTTGCACTAAGAGGTAAATCTTCCGTTAATGGAGATTTATTATTCATTCCATATACAGTAGCTGAAGAACTAAATACTATCTTTTTTACATTGTGTTTTTTCATTACTTCACAAAGTATAAGAGTTCCGGTAATATTGTTATGATAATAGCTAATAGGAAGTTCAACTGACTCTCCTACAGCCTTAAGACCAGCAAAATGAATTACAGCTTCTATTTCATTTTCATTAAATACTTCTTCAAGTTTTTCTTTATTTAATATGTCGACATTATAGAATTTCAATGACTTTCCCGTTATTTCTTGTATACGTTTTAGAGATTCAGGTTTACTATTAGAAAGGTTGTCCACTACAACAACATCATAACCTGTATTTAACAACTCTACACAGGTATGACTTCCAATATAACCTGCACCTCCTGTAATTAATATAGACATATGCATAAATCCCCCATTTTAAATTGGTTTATTAACTCAATTTTCACTTAAGAAATTACACTAACTACTCCATGACTTAATAACATTATTATAATACCAGCTATTGCATTACCCATAAGTATTGCAGGAAAAGCCCATTTAAATCTCATATCCATCAATGCTGCAATTAAGCTTCCGCTCCATACTCCTGTTCCTGGAAGAGGTATAGCTACTATAAGTATAAGTCCCCATACACCATATTTCTGTATCTTTCCACTATTATTATTCATAGATCTATCAGTTAATTTATTTACTAATTTTTTAAAAGTTCTTGTAGCCTTTAAATAATTAAAAATAGGCCTAATGGTAAATAAAATAAAAGGTACAGGTATCATACTACCTATAAAAGCTATAATAGTAGCATGAATAGGAGATAATCCTAAAGATATGCCTACTGGGATTGCTCCTCTAAGCTCTATGATAGGTAATGCTGCTGTTAGCATTACTGTAAACTCTATTGATAAAAAATTT
The genomic region above belongs to Acetivibrio saccincola and contains:
- a CDS encoding transposase family protein; this translates as MDEFIKQLDPNLDYISHEIKDGKCYITVTSNRKEVTCPFCGWPSSRIHSTYNRTFQDLPVQGNKVFIIIRNRKFFCDNSDCNHTTFAERFDFISYKAKKTRRLEDEIVRLSINCSSITASKILKENVVDIGKSTVCNLLKKKKHR
- the istB gene encoding IS21-like element helper ATPase IstB; this encodes MLEYDIASCCKRLRLSKNIVEMSVKIQADSHQEYLLKLLQAEITHREKARRDKLLKKAGFYTIKTFESFRFDEVTLPSGVTPEYLKECEFIANKTNIVMYGNVGTGKTHLSIALGVEACKKGLEVRFFRTSALVNKLAEQKKAGSLSAFLKTLNKADLLICDEWGYVPLDRVGAQLLFEVISECYERKSVIINTNIEFSRWVNVFYDEQMTGAIIDRLLHHCHLLLFPGQSNRLRESALNI
- a CDS encoding VanZ family protein, with protein sequence MKRKILSWVLVVLWMALIFYLSHQPAIESNRLSTGITEKIVVMVEKVAPDIKFNMGRFNHIIRKSAHFFAYLVLGILMINGLSSSDIYGFKGIGLAILICILYAISDEVHQLFVTGRGGQVKDVMIDSAGAVIGILGYKWLSSIGRIYYRKVE
- a CDS encoding COG2426 family protein, whose product is METLLQQLLNFLSIEFTVMLTAALPIIELRGAIPVGISLGLSPIHATIIAFIGSMIPVPFILFTIRPIFNYLKATRTFKKLVNKLTDRSMNNNSGKIQKYGVWGLILIVAIPLPGTGVWSGSLIAALMDMRFKWAFPAILMGNAIAGIIIMLLSHGVVSVIS
- the galE gene encoding UDP-glucose 4-epimerase GalE translates to MSILITGGAGYIGSHTCVELLNTGYDVVVVDNLSNSKPESLKRIQEITGKSLKFYNVDILNKEKLEEVFNENEIEAVIHFAGLKAVGESVELPISYYHNNITGTLILCEVMKKHNVKKIVFSSSATVYGMNNKSPLTEDLPLSATNPYGWTKLMIEQILRDIYISDKEWSVSILRYFNPIGAHESGKIGEDPNGIPNNLMPYITQVAIGKMDKLNIFGNDYDTHDGTGVRDYIHVVDLAKGHLKALNKILDTTGIDTYNLGTGIGYSVLDVVKSFEKATGIKIPYKITNRRPGDIAICYADPTKAYNELGWKVEKNLEDMCRDAWRWQKLNPQGY
- the istA gene encoding IS21 family transposase, which produces MTQIKDIRKMYFEEGKNISQIARETGHDRKTVRAYLDKVDWNQKPPKVKKETAFPKLNPYKDDIDTWLNEDKKARRKQRHTAKRIYDRLVEKYGEGFNCSYRTVAGYVAVKKKEIFSAKEGFLPLKHTPGEAQADFGDADFYENGRHYRGKSLTLSFPHSNKGYTQLFKGENQECLFEGLKAIFEHIGGVPPRIWFDNASTIVAKVIKGGGRNLTDDFMRFMEHYRFEAAFCNVDAGHEKGNVENKVGYHRRNMLVPVPRFEDISEFNEELLRRCEEDAKRTHYRKNGTIEELYRDDKTALLELPKTAFDTSKYITVKTNGYGKFLLNKGLHEYSSAPKFANKYVLVRLTAFHVTVLDESYREIVRHERLYGNYKQQSMQWLPYLNLLARRPGALKYTGVYHMLPQPIKEYMEDLSKQEKGKVLRTIADLTQRSSFEKAVETIRAALSYGVTDVDSLINLHSRLHEKALQLEPVRLPEHIPNLKRYEPNFIAYDKCLGKAGVKGC
- a CDS encoding transposase produces the protein MKKRRSYGTIMVDIFTHQILDMIDSRDYETVCEWLKSYPNLRIISRDGSVTYNNAITGAHPEALQISDRFHLLKNLTSYVTEYLKKRLKPQVSIQSVSQEIKEVETIKQANENRKLTLKEKYEKIKQLSLEGRCKTEICRSLNMDIRAYDKLIAMTPEEREKLFQTKNMIIHEEKVKQKMERINEVRELKRIGLSNIEISRRTGLDRKTVRRYLDENFNPVHASYGKKRNGKLTPYIKTIDEYLERGMMGSYIVEKIHEMGYDGSSSTVRHYMTDWKKRRKKYYDRSREDGTKTEIIKRENIFKLLYHPIEKVKIISEKQFEMICKEYPFFEKIYKITWEFKDMLTNKNIEAFDKWIERAKNLNIPEINSFINGVERDMEAVRNAIKYEYSNGLVEGCINKLKVIKRIMYGRCSFETLKTKILQLEKMRLFN